A stretch of the Bacillus sp. FJAT-18017 genome encodes the following:
- a CDS encoding PadR family transcriptional regulator: MNDPLTNLKSSMKKTIFKDFSFSNERKNAVKESIRMRQSQSQFHTWKVETIIAILESVQHETKDGYNISTQLFQKNELTFQKNEGQLYTLLHLLENKEILASTWINKKKYYSLNSKGKKYLAAFKQDKSKQELSLKHLLEEASL; encoded by the coding sequence ATGAATGATCCATTGACGAACCTGAAGAGTTCGATGAAAAAAACAATATTCAAGGATTTTTCTTTTTCCAATGAAAGAAAAAATGCAGTGAAAGAATCCATCCGGATGAGACAATCTCAATCACAATTTCATACTTGGAAGGTAGAAACCATCATAGCTATATTGGAATCGGTTCAGCATGAAACTAAGGATGGCTACAATATTTCTACACAACTTTTTCAGAAAAATGAACTTACTTTCCAAAAAAATGAAGGGCAGCTATATACTCTTCTACATCTATTGGAAAATAAAGAAATTCTTGCTTCAACATGGATAAACAAAAAGAAATATTACTCCTTAAATTCCAAAGGGAAAAAATACTTAGCTGCCTTTAAACAAGATAAATCAAAACAAGAGTTATCCCTTAAACACCTGCTAGAGGAGGCGTCCTTATGA